From a single Micromonospora sp. WMMD1102 genomic region:
- a CDS encoding LuxR C-terminal-related transcriptional regulator, with product MADLPPHAAEIAAEVERLAAAPVAAAERVAELFAVLRRLGPYDAAVVQVVDPERLRFDTVGAVGYDQATMTHLLGPRQYEEVELLGLDRDGPPLRVRESPVPVAELYSWSEHFAPAGFNEGIGVPLFGPAGRHIGVLALHTEATEHPTDAARDFLGLLAPVIGEAVDPMRSVAALARIVANATAGVVLTRAGNAAELAGLPDHPVLRPGSPVLRAAAGSLAEGEPHAAFLCPDHSGSPYRDLLRISVLACPDHVPAYLRAVVLVAPPGDLHGLTRRELEILGMLVEGWSNQRIADSLVIAHRTVAAHVEHILAKLAAPSRTLAAVRAFRLGLYVPRSLTRSAR from the coding sequence ATGGCCGACCTGCCGCCGCACGCCGCGGAAATCGCCGCCGAGGTCGAACGACTGGCGGCGGCACCGGTAGCTGCGGCGGAGCGGGTGGCGGAACTCTTCGCCGTGCTGCGCCGACTGGGCCCGTACGACGCCGCGGTCGTGCAGGTGGTGGATCCGGAACGGCTCAGGTTCGACACGGTCGGTGCGGTCGGCTACGACCAGGCGACCATGACGCACCTGCTCGGCCCACGGCAGTACGAGGAGGTGGAACTCCTCGGGCTGGACCGGGACGGGCCGCCGCTGCGGGTCCGGGAGTCGCCGGTCCCGGTGGCCGAGCTGTACTCCTGGAGCGAGCACTTCGCCCCGGCCGGGTTCAACGAGGGAATCGGGGTGCCCCTGTTCGGCCCGGCCGGCCGGCACATCGGTGTGCTGGCCCTGCACACCGAGGCGACCGAGCACCCTACCGACGCCGCCCGGGACTTCCTCGGCCTGCTCGCCCCGGTGATCGGCGAGGCGGTCGACCCGATGCGCTCGGTCGCCGCCCTGGCCAGGATCGTCGCCAACGCGACGGCCGGGGTGGTGCTGACCCGGGCGGGCAACGCGGCCGAGCTGGCGGGCCTGCCGGACCATCCGGTACTCCGGCCCGGCTCACCCGTGCTCCGCGCGGCGGCCGGCAGCCTGGCCGAGGGAGAGCCGCACGCCGCCTTTCTCTGCCCCGACCACTCGGGATCGCCGTACCGCGACCTCCTGCGGATCAGCGTGCTGGCCTGCCCGGACCACGTACCGGCGTACCTGCGTGCCGTGGTGCTGGTCGCGCCACCTGGCGACCTGCACGGGCTGACCCGCAGGGAGCTGGAGATCCTCGGCATGTTGGTCGAAGGCTGGTCCAACCAGCGGATAGCCGACAGCCTGGTGATCGCCCACCGGACGGTCGCCGCACACGTCGAACAC